The proteins below come from a single Armatimonadota bacterium genomic window:
- a CDS encoding AmmeMemoRadiSam system protein A, whose translation MGTTRHPYAQLAREAVEHFLRDREIIEPPSDLPPPPVENWQGVFVSIHTSDGQLRGCIGTLRPMHPDIGREIILVALDAALKDPRFPPVDVSELHDLEYTVYVLHPPEPVQSMEELDPRVYGVIVHTEDGRRGLLLPDLPEVNTVEQQLHIARMKAGIAPNEPFSVERFKVDKFE comes from the coding sequence ATGGGAACAACACGTCATCCGTACGCTCAGCTGGCGCGTGAGGCTGTAGAGCATTTCTTACGAGACCGCGAAATTATCGAACCGCCATCCGATTTGCCTCCGCCCCCGGTGGAGAATTGGCAGGGTGTTTTCGTTTCGATACACACCTCCGACGGGCAATTGCGCGGCTGCATCGGCACGCTGCGTCCCATGCATCCCGACATCGGCAGGGAGATTATTCTGGTCGCGCTGGACGCCGCGCTGAAGGACCCGCGCTTCCCGCCGGTGGACGTGTCGGAACTGCACGACCTTGAATATACTGTGTACGTGCTACATCCGCCTGAGCCGGTACAGTCAATGGAGGAGCTGGACCCGCGCGTGTACGGGGTGATTGTGCACACAGAGGACGGCAGGCGCGGTCTGCTACTACCCGATTTACCGGAGGTCAACACCGTGGAACAGCAGTTACACATCGCCCGTATGAAGGCAGGCATCGCGCCCAATGAGCCGTTCTCGGTGGAGAGATTTAAGGTGGATAAGTTCGAGTAA